In one window of Comamonas testosteroni DNA:
- the uraH gene encoding hydroxyisourate hydrolase, which translates to MQKTKLLIAGMLLNAAIATSALAASNPLSVHVLNLQDGLPSAGVNVKLEKKIDNNWVQISEGVTNAQGRIPALYPSESIMEKGSYRVTFQTEEWFNKHKTSTFFPEIPVIFNADGSVPHYHIPLLLSPYGFSSYRGN; encoded by the coding sequence ATGCAAAAAACCAAACTGCTTATCGCCGGCATGCTGTTGAATGCCGCCATCGCCACCTCCGCCCTGGCTGCCTCGAATCCTTTGAGTGTTCATGTTCTGAACCTACAAGACGGTCTGCCGTCGGCTGGTGTGAACGTGAAGCTGGAAAAAAAGATTGATAACAACTGGGTGCAAATCAGTGAAGGCGTCACCAATGCCCAAGGACGCATTCCCGCGCTCTACCCTTCGGAATCCATCATGGAAAAAGGCAGCTACCGCGTGACCTTCCAGACAGAGGAATGGTTCAACAAACACAAGACCTCAACGTTCTTTCCAGAAATCCCTGTGATCTTCAACGCCGACGGCTCGGTACCCCACTACCACATCCCTCTGCTGCTAAGCCCTTACGGTTTCTCTAGCTACCGAGGTAACTGA
- a CDS encoding hemagglutinin repeat-containing protein — MNKNLHRVIFNKARGIRMVVQETASSEGKASNGSTQTGAADSGDLSAGRLRTAKSFLSDFPLSAAARTAGVLALALGVPAGFAQIIADPSAPNRQRPTVLESANGTPTVNIQTPSAGGVSRNTYQQFDIGHKGAILNNSRTNVQTQIGGWVQGNPWLANGGARVIVNEVNSAAQTRLMGPLEVAGQRADVIIANPSGLVVDGLSFINAAGVTLTTGRPLYGANGAVDSLNVQGGLISIQGNGLDATKADYANILARAISLNAGLWAQDLRLVTGVNQIATDGNVQQSNPGATGAEPAKPQFALDVAQLGGMYAGKIFIVGTESGLGVRNAGLLQASGASLTLNSEGWLNNSGSIQSSSADVVVNTRGAVEQSGAIYGGGNVQLSSQASQTHSGTVAALGDVSIQAAGAGAQIQARDATVWAAGLQTDGQLLGDRNLSVHADAQLQTSGQALATRNVQMQGASLDLSSSRQQAKTLQLQATTGDLQAKGSQLLATEKMDLQTGRTLTTDSARVQASTLSVQANALSNAGGQIIQSGSSDQTIALQGSLDNRAGVIQTAAGKLDITAGNIDNTAGQLLHAGGGSFKLSSQGQLLNNTQSSSQPAVADGARIVSNGSLHAQAQALSNSGGVHAAQALETHASTLNNSGVMYSAGSQALTVDGSMTSTGTIGAAQNLTVQTGSFNGAATHVLAAGMAADGKLAGAGVLTATASQNLQSAGQILAAGNVSLDAASLDLRQGSAASTAGNMSLTAQSGDIQTGGARISSAGLLAIRADGSSSQRLDNTLGQISATQLSINAGKLDNTDGLISAVDQLDITSAQLTNGATPAASTAKGIQSQTGDVHLNVQQLDNSGNIQAAKNLIAATSSLSNGGTIYAGAAQTLNASGAITNSGTIAAAQDLNVTAATFAGTGSNVLAAGMAADGKLVNPGTLNLTTSAGLQTAGQALAANNVNLGGGSLDLRSATVGSASADVNLSAAQGNIVTAGSQVSTPGKLSITASTVSGQTLDNTGGRLAGQQLQVQVGQLNNHQGSIEQSGGADLDINLGGGALNNNAGRIVVNAANLKLQSGALDNTDGLISHAGSGHGALQTSSLDNTRGQIVGNGTLSLASSGNVTNSDGLISSNGDLQLTSADLGNTRTAASGNATGIQSQGGSLTVNAQAITNSSNLYAAKDLKTTATSLNNSATLYAAGEQSLDVAGALSNQGTIAAAKNLSLTADSFAGGAANVLAAGMAANGQLTGSGALTAVTSGSLQTNGQALATGALNLKAASLDLQGSTTGSTGADVTLSATTGDIHAAQATISTPGLLSISATAGQKLDSSKAQISGGQLSIDVGEINNTEGVIQQTDAASGAANPVAGIHSAGAINNSAGRIVANAQDFALVSGGLLDNTDGMIGHAGSGQLRVDTAGLHNARGKIIGNGATTLTSSADVDNTGGMVAGQQSVTATATGWDNTQGTLVAVQGDLNLHTTTNAVKNAAGLIQADNDIRLTLDGAGNQLQNAQGKIVSGRDAILSTGQMDNDAGLVAAGRNLSIDTHEQALSNQASRSSTGSLGLVAGAQLDIHSGTLSNQGGLISARTDLNITSSGAINSTEKNAQAAQIYSGAHLNLQSTGIDNTGSQILAVQGAGINLASGTLTNQAGLIRVGQALTVQAGSIDNQNTRALNSDGSAQALGLEASTISVTAAKLDNSQGAVRAGQDLTILSDGQLINDRGELSAGKLLKIAADQTATPTLNISNNAGQIVADQNVDIRTGSLNGAGEIASRGDVSLNLQGDHTLGGTLQAGGNLQLQATGTLTNPVTVQAGKNLTVNASNLDNQATGELLSGQTTQLTISDTLTNRGLIDGADTRIQAANINNVGTGRIYGDRVAIAANALTNQEETVAGINQAATIAARERMDLGVQNITNRENALIYSAGNLFTGGALDSNWHATGAGQTLNNNSATLESAGSMVLGHDQVRNTNEHLQWTLVDGQPQKIVEFQAPNGQRYKGSDVLLISNGKVGGSGPQDISFVVSGNEWRCSMGGETCSFTTGETTAFDQYYKGLLLPSEQYPFAKYAPYYNPSYVDDNGQRVQGYMQYSGDRTVSGTWGDGEIVKGAHYAADHRIWSDFDVQPYTGPAPVLSSTNPCAALESCKVGYHVIDSSDSGGQYIQITQANVDEYNAYKPLLDARNAADAALDAKLDAFYQDIRNRWIGEFVFYDYSRTEQSAQVTKSSPGKIVAGGNLQWSGSNPSSKLLNQDSTILAGGTINATGGSLDNRATAVEVKSVDQGYVYSTWKGGSSTPNRKYSGSDYAPVGTIKTQTLASYTYTEHAANPSTGAAPGASAISAVQAQASAAGAVDAINHSIAPGAVQGTQAGPAAGATTATQTQGQITSNAVAGVAAQEGSAQAQASAKVGAAATPESTAADASNAKSASSQVNIRTAQPNTQIPGTSLYRQHPEAGSRYLVETDPKFTQYRNWLSSDYMLQALQMDPGTVQKRLGDGFYEQQLVQQQIGQLTGRRFLGNYTSNDEQYKDLLQNGATFAQAQGLRPGVELSAAQVAQLTSDIVWLVTKEVTLADGSKQSVLVPQVYVRVKPGDLDGTGTLLAASDVNLILSGNAINSGSIAGRNTLNITAENIQNLGGQMSGNDVKLAARQDFDNLAGIIKGVGSATVSAGRDLNLTTTTQSSANKAGGNRFTQTGIDRVAGIYVSGPAGVLVASAGNNLNLTAAQIQNAGTGATVLTAGNNLNLNTVAVGSSQDINWDSKNYLRQSSTLDVGTQITGAGRVNLSAGQDINAKAATIDAGKALSLSAGNDIQISAGQASQSLDEAHQHTNKGFLSSKTVTTREQLHSTTAVGSNLGGDTVAINAGRDIAVTGSHVVSDTGTTLQAGRDVTIAAAQETSSEQHYRKETKSGIFGGGGGIGFTIGSRMQSADQTGTHTTAAASTVGSVGGDVNILAGSAYQQVGSDVMAPGGDVNVVAKEVQIVEARETGSSATEQRFKQSGLSVSIGSSATEQRFKQSGLSVSIGSPVISAIQTADNMADAARNTSSGRMQALAAAATALNVKNSVGELQGAAQALAGGDSSKAASISVSLGSSKSQSNTAQTSDGARGSTVKAGGHVNIVAQGAGADSSILVRGSDITAGQDATLAAEGDIRLQAAQNTASLSGNSSSSSGSIGVSVGAQTGITVSASKGRGNQAGDDLTHTNTHIAAGNSVTLQSGGDTHLKGAVVSGKQVVADVGGDLKLESLQDSSSYASRNQSAGGSLTISPAGVPIGGGLNAGQSKVNSHYQSVTEQSGIQAGDGGFQVSVKGNTDLKGAVIASNQTAVEQGKNRFNTEGALTTSDLHNQASYEGQAVGVNASVGNDAGKFGVKGVGAGVGQDSGSAQGTTTAGISGIAGDQSVRTGDATGIERIFDQNKVQRDIDAQVAITAEFGKQAAKSWGEYANTRFANAKNEDEARCWGPDGACRAGGHVLLGGLGGGVAGAAGAGLTSVAAPHVAGYLVGQGVEPSTAAALTGLLAFGAGSAAGGAAAGAGALNEAAQNNLIFINNVVNAAVQAAM, encoded by the coding sequence ATGAACAAGAATCTTCATCGCGTTATCTTCAACAAAGCGCGTGGCATCCGGATGGTGGTGCAGGAAACAGCTTCCAGCGAAGGCAAGGCCAGCAATGGCAGCACACAGACAGGAGCCGCTGATTCAGGTGACTTGTCGGCGGGCAGATTGCGCACTGCCAAGTCCTTCCTGAGCGATTTCCCGCTCTCCGCTGCAGCCAGGACAGCAGGCGTGCTGGCCTTGGCACTGGGGGTTCCTGCCGGTTTTGCGCAAATCATTGCTGACCCCTCGGCCCCCAATCGCCAGCGCCCCACGGTTCTGGAATCAGCCAACGGCACGCCCACGGTCAACATCCAGACCCCTTCTGCAGGTGGCGTCAGCCGCAACACCTATCAGCAGTTCGACATCGGGCACAAGGGCGCCATCCTCAACAACAGCCGCACCAATGTGCAAACCCAGATTGGTGGCTGGGTGCAAGGCAATCCATGGCTTGCCAATGGCGGCGCCAGAGTCATTGTCAATGAAGTCAACTCAGCGGCGCAAACGCGCTTGATGGGGCCGCTGGAAGTCGCAGGCCAGCGAGCGGACGTCATCATTGCCAACCCTTCGGGTCTGGTGGTCGATGGCCTGTCCTTCATCAATGCTGCAGGCGTGACCTTGACGACGGGCAGGCCACTGTACGGAGCCAATGGAGCTGTTGACAGCTTGAATGTGCAAGGCGGTCTCATCAGCATCCAGGGCAATGGGCTTGATGCCACCAAGGCAGATTACGCCAACATCCTTGCAAGAGCCATCTCGCTGAACGCCGGGCTGTGGGCCCAGGATTTGCGTCTGGTCACAGGCGTCAACCAGATTGCCACCGATGGCAATGTCCAGCAAAGCAACCCCGGTGCGACAGGCGCAGAGCCTGCGAAACCTCAGTTCGCCCTGGACGTGGCTCAATTGGGCGGCATGTATGCGGGCAAGATCTTTATCGTCGGCACCGAGTCTGGCTTGGGTGTTCGAAACGCTGGCCTGCTCCAAGCCAGTGGTGCAAGCCTCACCTTGAACAGTGAAGGCTGGCTCAACAACAGCGGCTCCATTCAATCCAGCAGCGCCGATGTTGTCGTGAACACCCGTGGTGCGGTAGAGCAAAGCGGTGCCATCTATGGCGGCGGCAATGTCCAATTGAGTTCGCAGGCGAGCCAGACACACAGTGGCACAGTGGCTGCCTTGGGTGATGTCTCTATTCAGGCTGCAGGGGCTGGGGCGCAGATTCAAGCCCGAGATGCAACAGTCTGGGCGGCTGGCCTGCAAACGGATGGACAGTTGCTCGGGGATAGAAATCTGAGCGTGCATGCAGATGCACAACTGCAGACGTCAGGCCAGGCGCTGGCCACCCGCAATGTGCAGATGCAAGGTGCAAGCCTTGACCTGTCATCGTCTCGTCAGCAGGCTAAAACCTTGCAACTGCAAGCCACAACAGGTGACTTGCAAGCCAAAGGCAGTCAGTTGCTGGCAACCGAGAAAATGGATCTGCAAACGGGCCGGACACTCACGACAGATAGTGCGCGAGTACAGGCATCCACCCTCAGTGTTCAAGCCAACGCTCTGAGCAATGCCGGCGGACAGATCATCCAAAGCGGCAGCAGCGACCAGACAATCGCCTTGCAGGGGAGTCTGGACAACAGAGCTGGCGTGATTCAAACCGCAGCGGGTAAGCTGGATATTACTGCCGGGAACATCGATAACACGGCAGGCCAGTTGCTGCATGCCGGTGGAGGAAGCTTCAAGTTGAGTAGCCAAGGCCAATTGCTCAACAACACCCAAAGTAGCAGCCAACCGGCTGTCGCGGATGGTGCACGTATTGTGAGCAATGGCTCCCTGCATGCACAAGCCCAGGCCTTGAGCAACAGCGGCGGTGTCCATGCGGCGCAGGCACTTGAGACACATGCCTCGACCCTGAACAACAGCGGAGTCATGTATTCGGCAGGCAGCCAGGCACTGACCGTTGATGGCAGCATGACCAGCACCGGAACAATTGGCGCAGCCCAGAACCTGACGGTGCAAACCGGGAGTTTCAATGGCGCAGCCACCCATGTCCTGGCTGCGGGCATGGCTGCTGATGGCAAGCTTGCCGGAGCGGGTGTCCTGACTGCAACTGCATCACAAAATCTGCAAAGCGCCGGACAAATTCTGGCAGCAGGCAATGTCAGCCTCGATGCCGCAAGTCTGGACCTCAGGCAGGGCAGCGCGGCGAGCACCGCAGGCAATATGAGCCTGACGGCTCAAAGCGGCGACATCCAGACGGGTGGCGCCCGCATCAGCAGCGCAGGCCTTTTGGCCATCCGAGCCGACGGCTCGAGCAGCCAGCGCCTGGACAACACCCTCGGACAGATCAGTGCAACGCAGCTCAGCATCAACGCGGGCAAGCTCGACAACACCGATGGATTGATCTCTGCGGTCGACCAACTCGACATTACCAGTGCTCAATTGACCAACGGTGCCACCCCTGCGGCAAGCACCGCCAAAGGCATTCAAAGCCAGACGGGTGATGTTCATCTAAACGTTCAGCAACTCGATAACAGCGGGAACATCCAGGCCGCCAAAAACCTGATTGCGGCAACTTCAAGCCTGAGCAATGGCGGCACCATCTATGCAGGTGCTGCGCAGACGCTGAACGCGAGCGGTGCAATCACGAACAGCGGCACCATTGCTGCAGCCCAGGACCTGAACGTGACAGCCGCCACTTTTGCAGGCACTGGCAGCAATGTGCTGGCAGCAGGCATGGCTGCCGATGGAAAACTCGTCAATCCTGGGACTCTGAACCTCACCACTTCGGCTGGATTGCAAACAGCCGGCCAGGCATTGGCTGCCAACAACGTCAACCTCGGCGGCGGCAGCCTGGATCTGCGAAGTGCAACGGTAGGCAGTGCCAGTGCAGATGTGAATCTGAGTGCCGCCCAGGGCAACATTGTCACTGCGGGCTCACAAGTCAGCACACCAGGCAAGCTGTCGATTACCGCCAGCACGGTTTCAGGCCAAACGCTGGACAACACCGGAGGTCGTCTGGCTGGCCAGCAATTGCAAGTTCAGGTTGGGCAGTTAAACAACCATCAAGGAAGCATTGAGCAGTCTGGCGGCGCTGATCTGGATATCAATCTGGGGGGCGGCGCATTGAACAACAACGCCGGACGCATTGTTGTCAACGCTGCAAATCTGAAGCTTCAATCCGGCGCGCTGGACAATACAGACGGGCTGATCAGTCATGCCGGCTCAGGGCACGGCGCATTGCAGACATCCAGCCTTGACAACACGCGCGGCCAGATCGTTGGCAACGGAACCCTGTCTTTGGCCAGCAGCGGCAATGTCACCAACAGCGACGGACTGATCTCCTCCAATGGCGACCTGCAACTGACAAGCGCAGACCTGGGCAACACCCGTACAGCCGCTTCAGGAAATGCCACAGGCATTCAAAGCCAAGGCGGCAGCCTCACGGTCAATGCCCAAGCCATCACCAACAGCAGCAACCTCTATGCTGCCAAGGATCTCAAAACCACTGCCACCAGCCTGAACAACAGCGCAACGCTGTACGCAGCTGGTGAACAGAGCTTGGATGTGGCCGGTGCGCTCAGCAATCAAGGCACCATTGCTGCGGCCAAAAATCTGTCGCTCACTGCAGACAGCTTTGCTGGCGGTGCGGCCAATGTTCTGGCAGCCGGCATGGCCGCCAATGGACAGCTGACGGGCAGCGGCGCGTTAACGGCAGTGACCTCCGGCAGCCTGCAAACCAATGGGCAGGCACTGGCGACAGGCGCATTGAACCTGAAAGCCGCCAGCCTCGATCTTCAAGGCAGCACCACCGGAAGCACGGGTGCAGACGTGACGCTGAGCGCGACGACGGGAGACATTCACGCCGCTCAGGCCACGATCAGCACACCCGGATTGCTGAGCATCTCCGCCACCGCCGGACAAAAACTCGACAGCTCCAAGGCGCAAATCAGTGGTGGGCAGCTCAGCATCGATGTCGGCGAGATAAACAATACCGAAGGTGTCATCCAGCAGACGGATGCGGCTTCGGGAGCCGCCAACCCCGTTGCAGGCATTCACAGTGCCGGTGCCATCAACAATAGCGCGGGACGCATTGTTGCCAATGCGCAGGACTTCGCCTTGGTCTCCGGTGGGCTGCTTGACAACACGGACGGGATGATCGGTCATGCTGGCTCCGGCCAGCTTCGCGTGGATACGGCTGGACTGCACAACGCACGCGGCAAAATCATCGGCAACGGGGCAACCACGCTCACCAGCTCTGCGGATGTCGACAACACCGGCGGCATGGTTGCAGGCCAGCAGAGCGTGACGGCAACAGCCACGGGTTGGGACAACACCCAGGGCACCTTGGTTGCAGTTCAGGGCGACCTCAATCTTCACACCACAACGAATGCCGTCAAAAACGCTGCAGGCCTGATCCAGGCAGACAACGATATTCGTCTCACACTGGACGGTGCAGGCAATCAACTGCAAAACGCTCAAGGCAAGATCGTGTCGGGACGAGACGCCATCCTGTCGACCGGTCAGATGGACAACGATGCAGGCCTGGTGGCTGCAGGTCGAAATCTCAGCATTGACACCCACGAGCAAGCCCTGAGCAACCAGGCAAGCCGCAGCAGCACAGGTTCTCTGGGCTTGGTCGCCGGCGCACAACTGGACATTCACAGTGGCACGTTGAGCAACCAGGGCGGTCTGATCAGTGCCCGGACCGACCTGAACATCACGAGCAGCGGCGCGATCAACAGCACCGAGAAAAATGCGCAGGCGGCGCAGATTTACAGCGGCGCACATCTCAATCTGCAATCAACAGGCATCGACAATACGGGCAGCCAGATTCTTGCGGTGCAAGGAGCAGGTATCAACCTCGCAAGCGGCACTCTGACCAATCAGGCAGGGCTGATCCGGGTAGGGCAGGCACTGACGGTTCAGGCCGGAAGTATCGATAACCAGAACACCAGGGCTTTGAACAGCGATGGGAGCGCACAAGCGCTGGGCCTGGAAGCCAGCACGATTTCCGTGACTGCTGCCAAGCTGGACAACAGCCAGGGGGCTGTGCGTGCAGGGCAGGACTTGACGATTCTGAGCGATGGCCAACTGATCAATGATCGTGGCGAGCTCAGCGCCGGCAAGCTGCTGAAGATTGCCGCCGACCAGACCGCCACTCCCACACTGAACATCAGCAACAACGCGGGTCAAATCGTTGCCGATCAGAATGTGGACATTCGCACAGGCAGCCTGAACGGCGCAGGAGAGATTGCCTCGCGCGGTGACGTCAGTCTGAATTTGCAAGGCGACCATACCCTGGGGGGCACCTTGCAGGCTGGCGGCAACCTGCAGCTGCAAGCCACGGGCACATTGACAAACCCGGTCACCGTCCAAGCCGGAAAGAACCTGACCGTCAACGCCAGCAACCTGGACAACCAGGCGACGGGTGAACTGCTGAGCGGGCAGACAACGCAGCTCACCATCTCCGACACCTTGACCAACCGCGGGCTGATCGACGGTGCCGACACCCGCATCCAGGCTGCCAATATCAACAACGTTGGCACCGGCCGCATCTATGGTGACCGGGTAGCGATTGCAGCCAACGCGCTGACCAACCAGGAAGAAACGGTTGCAGGCATCAACCAGGCTGCCACGATTGCTGCGCGGGAGCGCATGGACCTGGGTGTTCAAAACATCACCAACCGAGAAAACGCACTGATCTATAGCGCAGGAAATCTCTTCACGGGTGGGGCGCTCGATTCAAATTGGCATGCCACTGGCGCAGGGCAGACGCTCAACAACAACAGCGCCACGCTGGAGTCTGCCGGCAGCATGGTGCTGGGGCATGACCAGGTTCGCAATACCAATGAGCATCTGCAGTGGACATTGGTCGACGGCCAGCCTCAAAAGATTGTTGAATTTCAAGCACCTAACGGCCAGCGCTACAAGGGCAGCGACGTTTTGCTGATCTCCAATGGCAAGGTTGGAGGCTCTGGGCCGCAGGACATCAGCTTCGTGGTCAGCGGCAATGAGTGGCGTTGCAGCATGGGCGGAGAAACCTGCTCATTCACTACCGGTGAAACGACAGCCTTCGATCAGTACTACAAAGGCTTGCTGTTGCCTTCCGAACAATATCCGTTCGCGAAATATGCTCCTTACTACAACCCCAGCTATGTCGATGACAACGGCCAGCGGGTTCAGGGCTATATGCAGTACAGCGGTGACCGCACCGTGAGCGGGACCTGGGGAGACGGAGAAATCGTCAAAGGCGCGCACTACGCAGCCGACCACCGAATCTGGAGCGACTTTGACGTGCAGCCCTATACCGGGCCTGCACCTGTTTTAAGCAGCACCAACCCCTGCGCTGCTCTGGAAAGCTGCAAAGTGGGCTATCACGTCATCGACAGCTCAGATAGCGGGGGCCAGTATATCCAGATCACTCAGGCAAACGTAGACGAATACAACGCCTACAAACCCCTGCTGGACGCCCGCAATGCAGCGGATGCCGCCTTGGACGCGAAGCTGGATGCTTTCTACCAAGATATTCGCAACCGCTGGATTGGGGAGTTTGTCTTCTACGACTACAGCCGCACTGAGCAAAGTGCGCAAGTGACGAAATCCTCCCCCGGAAAAATCGTGGCAGGCGGAAATCTGCAATGGAGTGGATCGAATCCATCCAGCAAGCTCCTGAATCAGGACAGCACCATCCTGGCCGGTGGAACGATCAATGCGACGGGCGGCTCACTCGACAACCGAGCTACAGCCGTAGAGGTCAAATCCGTCGATCAAGGCTATGTCTACAGCACATGGAAGGGCGGCTCCAGCACTCCAAACCGCAAGTACAGCGGCTCGGACTATGCACCTGTAGGCACAATCAAGACGCAAACACTGGCCTCCTACACATACACCGAGCACGCTGCGAACCCCTCGACCGGCGCAGCGCCGGGAGCCAGCGCCATTTCAGCGGTGCAGGCACAGGCATCTGCTGCGGGCGCCGTGGATGCCATCAATCATTCCATAGCTCCTGGAGCCGTGCAGGGAACGCAGGCAGGCCCGGCAGCTGGTGCAACCACCGCAACGCAGACCCAGGGGCAGATCACAAGCAATGCCGTGGCGGGTGTGGCGGCGCAGGAGGGCAGCGCTCAAGCGCAGGCCTCTGCCAAGGTCGGCGCAGCCGCAACCCCCGAGAGTACGGCTGCGGATGCATCCAATGCCAAATCAGCGTCCTCTCAGGTCAATATTCGCACCGCCCAGCCCAACACCCAGATACCTGGGACCTCCCTGTATCGCCAGCACCCTGAAGCAGGCTCCCGCTATCTGGTGGAGACAGACCCCAAGTTCACGCAATATAGAAACTGGCTGTCTTCGGACTACATGCTCCAGGCTCTGCAGATGGACCCCGGCACCGTTCAAAAGCGCCTGGGCGACGGGTTTTATGAGCAGCAACTGGTGCAGCAGCAAATCGGGCAGCTCACGGGCCGCCGATTCCTGGGCAACTACACCAGCAACGACGAGCAATACAAAGACTTGCTGCAAAACGGCGCAACCTTCGCCCAGGCCCAGGGCTTGCGCCCTGGTGTGGAGCTCAGCGCGGCACAGGTGGCGCAACTGACCAGCGACATCGTCTGGCTGGTCACCAAGGAAGTGACGTTGGCTGACGGCAGCAAGCAAAGCGTTCTGGTTCCGCAAGTGTATGTAAGGGTCAAGCCCGGCGACCTGGACGGCACAGGCACCTTGCTGGCAGCCTCGGATGTGAATCTGATCCTCTCCGGCAATGCCATCAACAGCGGCAGCATTGCGGGCCGCAACACCCTGAACATCACGGCCGAGAACATCCAGAATCTGGGCGGCCAGATGTCCGGCAACGACGTCAAGCTTGCAGCCCGGCAGGACTTTGACAACCTCGCAGGCATCATCAAAGGCGTGGGCTCGGCCACCGTGTCCGCAGGACGTGACCTGAACCTCACAACCACCACTCAAAGCAGTGCCAACAAGGCAGGCGGCAACCGCTTTACCCAGACAGGGATCGATCGTGTCGCGGGCATCTATGTATCCGGGCCGGCCGGCGTGCTGGTCGCCAGTGCGGGCAACAACCTCAATCTTACGGCTGCGCAGATACAGAATGCAGGCACCGGTGCCACCGTGCTCACCGCTGGCAACAACCTGAACCTCAACACGGTTGCGGTCGGCAGCAGCCAGGATATCAACTGGGACAGCAAGAACTACTTGCGCCAGTCGAGCACGCTGGATGTGGGCACGCAGATCACCGGCGCTGGCCGCGTGAACCTCAGCGCAGGTCAGGATATCAATGCCAAGGCAGCCACCATCGATGCAGGCAAGGCCTTGAGCCTGTCCGCCGGCAACGATATCCAGATCAGTGCCGGCCAGGCCAGCCAAAGCCTGGACGAGGCGCATCAGCACACCAACAAAGGCTTTCTCTCCAGCAAGACCGTCACCACGCGGGAGCAACTGCACAGCACCACAGCGGTTGGAAGCAATCTGGGCGGAGATACGGTTGCCATCAACGCCGGCCGTGATATCGCGGTTACCGGCAGCCATGTCGTCTCCGACACCGGGACCACCTTGCAGGCAGGCCGAGACGTCACCATCGCCGCCGCCCAGGAAACCTCCAGCGAACAGCACTACCGCAAGGAAACCAAGAGCGGCATCTTTGGCGGCGGCGGAGGCATCGGCTTCACCATCGGCAGCCGTATGCAAAGTGCCGATCAGACGGGCACTCACACCACGGCCGCTGCATCTACGGTTGGCAGCGTGGGCGGCGATGTCAACATCCTTGCGGGCAGTGCTTACCAGCAGGTCGGCAGCGATGTCATGGCCCCGGGCGGTGATGTCAACGTCGTGGCCAAAGAGGTTCAGATCGTCGAAGCCCGCGAAACCGGCAGCTCCGCCACCGAGCAACGCTTCAAGCAAAGCGGCTTGAGCGTCAGCATCGGCAGCTCCGCCACCGAGCAACGCTTCAAGCAAAGCGGCTTGAGCGTCAGCATCGGCAGCCCCGTCATCAGCGCCATACAGACAGCCGACAACATGGCGGATGCCGCCCGCAACACCAGCAGCGGCCGCATGCAGGCCCTGGCAGCAGCGGCGACGGCGTTGAACGTCAAGAACTCCGTGGGCGAACTGCAAGGTGCCGCCCAGGCGCTGGCCGGTGGCGACTCCTCCAAGGCCGCCTCCATCTCCGTCAGCCTGGGCTCCAGCAAAAGCCAGAGCAACACGGCACAAACCAGCGACGGCGCACGTGGCAGCACCGTCAAGGCCGGCGGCCATGTCAACATCGTTGCCCAAGGGGCTGGGGCGGACAGCTCCATCCTGGTTCGCGGCTCGGATATCACTGCCGGCCAGGACGCCACCTTGGCCGCAGAAGGCGATATCCGTTTGCAGGCGGCACAGAATACGGCCAGCCTCAGCGGCAACAGCAGCTCCAGCTCCGGCAGCATCGGCGTAAGCGTGGGAGCGCAAACCGGCATTACCGTCAGTGCCAGCAAAGGCCGTGGCAACCAGGCCGGTGACGATCTCACCCACACCAACACCCATATAGCGGCAGGCAACAGCGTCACCCTCCAGTCTGGCGGCGACACCCACCTCAAGGGGGCGGTGGTCAGCGGCAAGCAGGTGGTGGCCGATGTCGGTGGCGATCTCAAACTCGAAAGCCTGCAGGACAGCAGCAGCTACGCCAGCCGCAACCAGTCGGCGGGCGGCAGCCTCACCATCAGCCCCGCAGGCGTGCCCATTGGCGGCGGATTGAATGCCGGCCAGAGCAAGGTCAACAGCCACTACCAAAGCGTTACCGAGCAAAGCGGCATACAGGCAGGGGACGGCGGCTTCCAGGTCAGCGTCAAGGGCAACACCGACCTCAAGGGCGCTGTCATCGCCAGCAACCAGACGGCGGTGGAGCAGGGCAAGAACCGTTTCAATACCGAAGGCGCACTCACCACCAGCGACCTGCACAACCAGGCTAGCTACGAAGGTCAGGCCGTGGGGGTCAATGCCAGCGTGGGCAACGACGCGGGCAAGTTCGGCGTCAAGGGCGTGGGAGCCGGCGTAGGCCAGGACAGCGGCAGTGCCCAAGGCACCACCACGGCGGGTATCTCCGGCATTGCCGGCGACCAGAGCGTGCGCACGGGGGACGCCACGGGGATCGAGCGGATATTTGATCAGAACAAGGTGCAGCGCGACATCGATGCGCAGGTGGCAATCACGGCGGAGTTTGGGAAGCAGGCGGCCAAGTCATGGGGTGAATATGCCAATACCCGATTTGCCAATGCCAAAAATGAAGATGAGGCGCGTTGCTGGGGTCCGGATGGCGCATGCCGCGCTGGTGGCCATGTACTACTGGGCGGATTAGGTGGTGGAGTGGCAGGTGCGGCAGGTGCAGGGCTTACTAGTGTCGCTGCACCGCATGTCGCAGGCTATCTGGTTGGGCAAGGGGTCGAGCCAAGCACAGCGGCCGCGCTGACGGGCTTGCTAGCCTTTGGTGCGGGCAGCGCCGCTGGTGGTGCGGCAGCAGGAGCTGGTGCGCTCAATGAGGCAGCGCAGAACAACCTTATTTTTATAAACAACGTCGTGAATGCTGCCGTTCAAGCTGCCATGTAG